Proteins from one Capricornis sumatraensis isolate serow.1 chromosome 2, serow.2, whole genome shotgun sequence genomic window:
- the LOC138096811 gene encoding olfactory receptor 11H6-like, protein MHISEASNTSGSVSEFILLGFPCRREIQILLCVVFSLVYLLTLLGNAAIICAVWSSRKLHTPMYVLLANFSFLEMCYVSSDVPKMLADIISQTKSISYAGCLLQFYFVFSMCAAEGYFLSAMSFDRFLAICRPLHYPTIMTYQLCARLVVFCWAGGFLSILMPAVLMSRVPFCGPNVIDHFFCDLGPLLALSCAPVPKTTLTCATVSSLIIFITFLYILGSYTLVLRAVLRVPAGSGRNKAFSTCASHFLVVSLFYGSVMVMYVSPGSRSHPGTQKFVTLFYCMATPFFNPLIYSLRNKDMKDALKKVLCASEISKNAEK, encoded by the coding sequence ATGCACATCTCAGAAGCCAGTAATACCTCTGGGTCTGTGAGCGAGTTCATTCTCCTGGGCTTCCCCTGCCGCAGGGAGATCCAGATCCTCCTCTGTGTCGTGTTCTCCCTCGTCTACCTGCTGACCCTCCTTGGGAACGCAGCCATCATCTGTGCCGTGTGGTCAAGCCGGAAGCTCCATACACCCATGTACGTCCTCCTGGCCAACTTCTCCTTCCTGGAGATGTGCTACGTCAGTTCCGACGTGCCCAAAATGTTGGCCGACATCATCTCCCAGACCAAGAGCATCTCCTACGCTGGCTGCCTGCTCCAGTTCTACTTCGTCTTCTCCATGTGTGCGGCTGAGGGCTACTTTCTATCTGCAATGTCCTTTGATCGGTTCCTTGCCATCTGTCGACCTCTGCATTACCCCACCATCATGACTTATCAACTCTGCGCCCGATTAGTGGTTTTCTGCTGGGCAGGTGGCTTTTTATCAATACTGATGCCTGCAGTTCTTATGTCTCGGGTGCCTTTCTGTGGCCCTAATGTCATTGACCATTTTTTCTGTGACCTGGGACCATTGCTGGCACTGTCCTGTGCCCCTGTGCCCAAAACTACTCTAACGTGTGCCACTGTAAGCTCACTTATCATTTTCATCACCTTCCTCTACATTCTTGGGTCCTATACCTTAGTTTTGCGAGCCGTACTTCGGGTCCCAGCTGGCTCAGGCAGGAACAAAGCTTTTTCTACCTGTGCCTCCCATTTCTTGGTGGTTTCCTTGTTCTATGGCTCAGTTATGGTGATGTATGTGAGTCCAGGCTCCAGGAGCCATCCTGGGACACAGAAATTTGTGACCCTGTTTTACTGCATGGCAACCCCATTCTTTAATCCTCTGATCTACAGCCTCCGGAACAAAGATATGAAAGATGCATTGAAGAAAGTCCTCTGTGCATCAGAAATTTctaaaaatgcagagaaatga
- the LOC138096800 gene encoding olfactory receptor 11G2-like, whose protein sequence is MNMSSRETTHSVTHFILLGFSSSPEMQFLYFGLFSAAYILTLMGNTAIVCAVRWDQRLHTPMYIFLGNFSFLEICYVTTTIPNMLANFLSSSKSISFVSCFAQFYFFFSFGCDEGFYLCIMAFDRYLAICCPLHYPRIMTKELYTGLVIFGWSCGFILFLTPVVLVSRLPFCNPNIIDHFMCDPVPLMMLSCSEDTTTQLIYSAFNAVFMTGTFLFILCSYALVILAVLRMPSAASKRKAFSTCASHLAVVILFFGSVMVMYVSPGSGHPVKVQKIVTLFYSVITPLCNPLIYSLRNNEMKAALKKVFGAEISVLKT, encoded by the coding sequence ATGAATATGTCCAGCAGAGAAACCACCCACTCTGTTACTCACTTTATCCTCTTGGGCTTTTCCTCAAGCCCAGAAATGCAGTTCCTCTACTTCGGGCTCTTCTCAGCAGCCTATATCCTGACCCTGATGGGGAACACAGCCATTGTCTGTGCTGTGCGGTGGGATCAGCGCCTTCACACCCCCATGTACATCTTCTTGGGGAATTTCTCTTTCCTGGAAATATGTTATGTCACCACAACCATCCCTAATATGTTGGCCAACTTCCTGTCCTCAAGCAAGTCCATCTCCTTCGTGAGTTGTTTTGCACAGTTCTACTTCTTCTTCTCTTTCGGGTGTGATGAGGGCTTCTACCTTTGCATCATGGCCTTTGACAGGTATCTTGCCATCTGCTGTCCTCTGCATTACCCACGCATCATGACTAAAGAGCTCTACACTGGCCTCGTCATCTTTGGGTGGTCCTGTGGGTTCATTCTCTTCCTAACCCCAGTTGTTCTCGTTTCACGGTTGCCCTTTTGCAACCCAAATATCATTGACCATTTTATGTGTGATCCTGTCCCATTGATGATGCTGTCCTGTTCTGAAGACACCACCACACAACTCATTTACTCTGCTTTCAATGCTGTTTTCATGACTGGCACCTTTCTCTTCATCCTTTGCTCCTATGCGCTGGTGATTCTGGCTGTGTTAAGGATGCCCTCAGCAGCCAGCAAACGCaaggctttctctacttgtgcTTCTCATCTGGctgtggtaattctgttttttggCTCTGTTATGGTGATGTATGTTAGTCCTGGATCAGGACACCCAGTGAAAGTGCAAAAAATTGTGACCTTGTTTTATTCTGTAATAACACCCCTCTGCAATCCTCTAATTTATAGCCTCAGGAACAATGAGATGAAGGCTGCTCTAAAGAAAGTCTTTGGGGCTGAAATATCTGttcttaaaacataa
- the LOC138096823 gene encoding olfactory receptor 11G2-like: MRTLETNTSGSVSEFILLGFLCLRDLQFFLFVLFSIIYFLILMGNTTIICAVWSSWKLYTPMYILLANFSFLEICYVSSNVPKMLANIISQTTSISSAGCLLQFYYFFSMGVAESLFLSVMSFDQFLAICRPLHYPIIMTRRLCVLLVVFCWAGGFLWLLTPLILIFQVPFCGPNTVDHFLCDLAPLLALSCAPVSGIRLICGIVSSLIIFLTLLYILGTYFCVLNVVLRMSSGSGRQKALSTCAFHLAAVSLFCGSVMVMHGSPGSGEYPGIQKFVTLFYALATPFFNLVIYNFQNKDMEEALIKFLSVLLKEILKDSKSLI, encoded by the coding sequence ATGAGGACCTTAGAGACTAATACCTCTGGGTCTGTGAGTGAGTTCATTCTCCTGGGCTTCCTCTGCCTCAGAGACCTCCAGTTCTTCCTCTTTGTGCTCTTCTCCATCATCTATTTCCTGATCCTCATGGGGAACACAACCATCATCTGTGCCGTGTGGTCAAGCTGGAAGCTCTATACACCCATGTACATCCTCCTGGCCAACTTCTCCTTCCTGGAGATCTGCTATGTCAGTTCCAATGTGCCCAAAATGTTGGCCAACATCATCTCCCAGACCACGAGCATCTCCTCTGCTGGCTGCCTGCTCCAGTTCTactacttcttttccatgggtgtGGCTGAGTCTTTATTTCTGTCAGTGATGTCTTTTGATCAATTCCTTGCCATTTGTAGACCTTTGCATTATCCTATCATTATGACCCGTCGCCTGTGTGTGTTGTTAGTTGTCTTCTGCTGGGCAGGTGGCTTTCTCTGGTTATTGACCCCTTTGATTCTAATATTTCAAGTGCCCTTTTGTGGTCCAAACACGGTTGACCATTTTCTCTGTGATCTGGCACCTTTGTTGGCATTGTCCTGTGCTCCAGTATCTGGAATTAGGCTGATTTGTGGTATTGTGAGCTCTCTAATCATCTTCCTCACCTTACTGTACATTCTTGGCACTTACTTTTGTGTCCTCAATGTGGTGCTACGGATGTCCTCAGGCTCAGGAAGGCAGAAGGCTCTCTCTACTTGTGCCTTCCACCTTGCTGCGGTATCCCTCTTCTGTGGCTCAGTCATGGTGATGCATGGTAGTCCAGGTTCTGGCGAATATCCAGGGATACAGAAATTTGTCACCTTGTTCTATGCTTTGGCAACGCCTTTCTTTAATCTCGTGATCTACAACTTCCAGAACAAAGATATGGAAGAAGCACTAATAAAATTTTTGAGTGTTTTACTGAAGGAAATCCTTAAAGACTCCAAAAGTCTAATTTAA